The following are encoded together in the Desulfococcus multivorans genome:
- a CDS encoding DUF169 domain-containing protein produces the protein MATVNYAEISDAVREASRMKSFPLAVKFLKSADAFPEKTRAPARDLGKRITICQAVSMVRLYGWTVGLTKEDLICVPAMIAFGFSGAEDIGGTLGELFCTVGFHAEAASAADEAENMCTLENGAYPAILMAPLSKGLFEPDTVAFYGNAAQIMRLAQAAVHACGKRIAGSFGGKVECTEYLIAPFQTAAPRIAIPGLGDRIFSMTQDDELVLSIPGSLLLPMYESLTVVGKKIGARYPVPSYLNYQPEFPPMYGEMADRLKLF, from the coding sequence CCCGCTGGCGGTCAAGTTTTTGAAGAGCGCTGATGCGTTCCCGGAGAAAACGCGCGCTCCGGCAAGGGATCTGGGTAAACGCATCACCATTTGCCAGGCGGTTTCCATGGTGCGCCTCTACGGATGGACGGTTGGGCTGACAAAGGAGGATCTGATCTGTGTGCCGGCCATGATTGCCTTCGGCTTCAGCGGTGCGGAGGATATCGGGGGCACCCTCGGAGAACTGTTCTGCACGGTTGGATTCCACGCGGAAGCCGCGTCTGCCGCGGATGAGGCCGAAAACATGTGCACTCTGGAAAACGGCGCCTACCCGGCGATTCTGATGGCCCCCCTGTCCAAGGGATTGTTTGAACCGGACACCGTAGCGTTTTACGGCAACGCGGCCCAGATCATGCGTCTGGCCCAAGCCGCCGTCCATGCATGCGGGAAGCGGATTGCCGGAAGTTTCGGCGGCAAGGTCGAGTGCACCGAATACCTGATCGCCCCATTTCAAACCGCGGCCCCCCGCATCGCCATCCCCGGGCTGGGAGACCGCATTTTTTCAATGACCCAGGATGATGAACTGGTCCTCAGCATCCCGGGCAGTCTGCTGCTGCCGATGTACGAGTCCTTGACTGTGGTGGGGAAAAAGATAGGCGCCCGGTATCCGGTGCCGAGTTACCTCAACTACCAGCCAGAATTCCCGCCGATGTACGGGGAGATGGCGGATAGATTGAAATTGTTTTAG
- a CDS encoding GNA1162 family protein, with protein MNRSRTRRSARPLPFLAMTVVGWLCLLAGCAHEPVRVPNTVHPATLNDYPGSIAVLPFTDLTETPGIAETIRIEFYSHMSVLPFEDVELHIVDERLRRRRISTAASLSRTPVKHLGRILDCDAVLIGTVYDFRRVFAGLYSSMNVGLSVQLWDTRTARMIWSDRYTARRHEGGLPFTVFDVPMVTLRSGLNLRDAVKLHAIDEACRYLVHRIPTPPAVNPEAPEAYTLQIGAFADEYRAQNVESRFKYDGFPVFVQRDRNDQGVLHRVFLGPYRSMETVLEIQQRLREKYRTESFISRNQF; from the coding sequence ATGAACCGAAGTCGCACCAGGCGTTCCGCACGACCCCTGCCGTTCCTTGCGATGACGGTCGTCGGATGGCTCTGCCTTCTCGCCGGGTGCGCCCATGAACCCGTCCGCGTGCCGAACACCGTCCATCCGGCAACGCTGAACGATTATCCCGGCTCGATTGCCGTGCTGCCTTTCACGGACCTGACGGAGACGCCGGGAATCGCCGAAACCATTCGGATCGAATTTTACAGTCACATGAGCGTCCTGCCGTTCGAAGACGTGGAGCTCCATATCGTTGATGAGCGGCTGAGACGCCGTCGCATATCGACCGCCGCGAGCCTGTCGCGGACCCCCGTCAAACATCTGGGCCGCATTCTGGACTGCGATGCCGTGCTGATCGGCACGGTCTACGATTTCAGGCGGGTTTTCGCCGGGCTGTATTCCTCCATGAACGTGGGGTTGTCGGTGCAGCTCTGGGATACCCGGACCGCCAGGATGATCTGGAGCGATCGGTACACCGCCCGTCGTCACGAGGGCGGGCTGCCCTTCACCGTCTTCGACGTGCCCATGGTCACCCTGCGATCCGGACTGAATCTCAGGGACGCGGTCAAGCTTCACGCCATCGACGAGGCGTGCCGGTATCTCGTTCACCGCATCCCGACACCTCCCGCCGTCAACCCCGAGGCGCCGGAGGCCTATACCCTCCAGATCGGTGCCTTTGCCGATGAATACCGGGCTCAAAACGTCGAAAGCCGATTCAAATACGACGGCTTCCCGGTCTTTGTTCAACGCGATCGGAACGATCAGGGGGTTCTGCACCGCGTGTTCCTCGGCCCCTACCGCAGCATGGAGACCGTGCTGGAGATCCAGCAGCGTCTCCGGGAAAAATATCGGACCGAGAGCTTCATCTCCCGTAACCAATTTTGA
- the purB gene encoding adenylosuccinate lyase: MELSSLNAVSPVDGRYRKATRILGDYFSEGALMKYRVQVEVAYFIALCDMPLPQLKSIAPGQLKALERIYREFTAEDARKIKEIEKSTNHDVKAVEYFLKEKFDALGLSTAKEFIHFGLTSQDINNTAVPLSMKAAWEDVLKPMLFEIRNRLHERAEEWRAVPMLARTHGQPASPTRLGKEIFVFVERMDRQLALIEQVPFSAKFGGATGNFNAHHAAYPNIDWIAFADDFVEDTLELSRSRTTTQIEHYDNMAAFFDNLKRINTILIDLNRDIWTYISMEYFKQKIKAGEVGSSAMPHKVNPIDFENSEGNLGIANALFEHLSAKLPISRLQRDLTDSTVMRNIGVPIAHSLIACRSLMKGLDKLILNEDRLAADLQGNWAVVAEAIQTILRRESYPNPYEALLQLTRTHRQIDRQTIADFIDGLDVSQAVKDELLKITPENYTGITCY; the protein is encoded by the coding sequence ATGGAACTCTCCAGCTTGAACGCCGTTTCTCCGGTCGACGGCAGATATCGAAAGGCAACGCGCATTCTCGGGGATTATTTTTCCGAAGGCGCTCTGATGAAATACCGGGTCCAGGTGGAGGTGGCCTATTTCATCGCTCTGTGTGACATGCCGCTGCCCCAGTTGAAAAGCATCGCGCCCGGACAGTTGAAAGCGCTGGAGCGGATTTACCGGGAATTTACGGCCGAGGACGCCCGGAAGATCAAGGAGATCGAAAAATCGACCAATCACGACGTGAAGGCGGTGGAATATTTTCTGAAGGAAAAATTCGATGCCCTGGGGCTTTCGACCGCAAAGGAGTTCATTCATTTCGGCCTCACCTCCCAGGACATCAACAACACGGCTGTCCCCCTCTCCATGAAGGCGGCGTGGGAGGATGTTCTGAAGCCCATGCTTTTCGAGATCCGGAACCGGCTTCACGAAAGAGCGGAGGAATGGAGAGCCGTCCCCATGCTGGCCCGCACCCACGGGCAGCCGGCATCCCCGACGCGGCTGGGCAAGGAAATCTTCGTGTTCGTCGAGCGAATGGATCGGCAGCTCGCACTGATCGAACAGGTGCCCTTTTCCGCCAAGTTCGGCGGTGCGACGGGAAATTTCAACGCCCACCACGCGGCATATCCCAACATCGACTGGATCGCCTTTGCCGACGACTTCGTGGAAGACACCCTGGAACTGAGCCGCTCCCGCACCACCACCCAGATCGAGCATTACGACAACATGGCCGCCTTTTTCGACAACCTGAAGCGGATCAACACCATCCTCATCGATCTGAACCGGGACATCTGGACCTATATCTCCATGGAATACTTCAAGCAGAAGATCAAGGCCGGAGAGGTCGGTTCCTCGGCCATGCCCCATAAGGTGAACCCCATCGATTTCGAGAATTCCGAAGGCAATCTCGGCATCGCCAACGCCCTTTTCGAGCACCTCAGCGCCAAACTGCCCATATCGCGGCTTCAGCGCGACCTGACCGATTCCACGGTCATGCGGAACATCGGCGTTCCCATAGCCCATTCCCTCATCGCCTGCCGCTCCCTCATGAAAGGGCTCGACAAGCTGATCCTGAACGAAGATCGGCTTGCGGCGGATCTCCAGGGAAACTGGGCCGTGGTCGCCGAGGCTATCCAGACCATCCTGCGGCGGGAATCCTATCCCAACCCCTATGAGGCCCTGCTGCAGCTCACCCGAACCCACCGGCAGATCGATCGGCAGACCATCGCCGATTTCATCGACGGCCTCGACGTTTCCCAGGCGGTAAAGGACGAGCTGCTGAAGATCACGCCCGAGAACTACACCGGGATAACCTGTTATTGA
- a CDS encoding AAA family ATPase, which produces MKILNVRIKNINSLAGEHEIAFEKPPLNEVGIFAITGPNGAGKSTILDAICLALYGQTPRFKARSEQVMTRRASDCFAEVTFSLDERCYRSRWSARRVNGAVQTAMQLSRINGEETLLKETVNSVREEVGRLTGLDFKRFSRSVLLPQGEFAAFLHALSNERVEVIDKIVGKEAYQEHCEHILKAAESENERLIVQKEALAGMPVPESDAVLREELEAAESAYLSASTKRDALKEEQDRIRRRERDRQVYQDNQIALSSALARKEALRDEIDRLERARAAAGFQADLETYEAQVSAAAEAEKRFSTLTASVEAYREQIATLSEKNRSNRQALDEAERRIAADADIFEAALAVDKEIEAAANAFREQVDRYEAIERERKENLQAQAGIRDEIDRNASDLAATEKWLEKHAVVETLGEASPGIQDTVTRLKAVREKIQQQDAKRQASLQKLASAREFLEKARASHAKSLKKVEVLKARKAGQEETAAAILADQSPEDFEIGVQQNIRRLKNVKLLLRTAKRYQRQMSGNGASVEEMLRQKEAELEALDDTFASQQTAMVNFEKKIQFDEERSQLTAGSPCPLCGSLDHPYAADETDAKNARRTLKGMKKELRKMLKARNRLFSRIKGLKKRLSRMDSYGAQWTELLEESGYDWPTGDVDAAKQALRDLRQEVRQGKKALKVVKRREGRTRRMTQAVESAAERMRERQSMLEEQEGEMTLHRKLLSSIEQASAELTRQEEELAASLSSAVAPFEADVPRRGAEDAFILNLMARLDEYRARQNRRTALIEEGEQLADRARRLPDAVKALKTEAEALEGEIEERQKHLNQLKTDRQKRFGEDDPLRRKATLSDEIAALTAEKERILSEIQTSEAALTAAEAALAEARDAHGRAVTARDTTQRILKNKVIAASVFRNLDEVRESFISEEEKAIIETHVHQVEAEIRSCRNTIEKIRISEEAVPSDRSAAEVELAMDDAEKALSRLKDDLDRLTEREAAAKRLKVEYTAARKELEALEKRCDALNALKLAIDSGDDAEVRRDFHEEMFKKLLEKAGGYVGMLNARRYRICQAEKDPFGIEVEVAAVGERNGERIRRPVEGLSGGETFVISLGMALALSDLTNGTRKIQSLFIDEGFGYLDDENLTQVINTLNEHLKVNGKRVGVISHVSRLDDEFQTKIQVIPEPDGTTRLEVLPKERPVDAPSAS; this is translated from the coding sequence ATGAAGATACTCAACGTTCGCATTAAAAACATCAATTCACTGGCGGGAGAGCATGAAATCGCGTTCGAAAAGCCGCCGCTGAACGAAGTGGGGATATTCGCCATCACCGGTCCCAACGGTGCCGGAAAGAGTACGATTCTCGATGCCATCTGCCTGGCCCTTTACGGCCAGACCCCTCGCTTCAAGGCGCGGAGCGAACAGGTGATGACCCGGCGGGCCTCGGATTGTTTCGCCGAGGTGACCTTTTCGCTCGATGAGCGGTGCTACCGGTCCCGCTGGTCGGCCCGGCGCGTGAACGGGGCCGTGCAGACCGCGATGCAGCTCAGCCGGATCAACGGTGAAGAGACGCTGCTCAAGGAAACGGTCAACTCGGTGCGGGAGGAAGTCGGCCGCCTGACCGGTCTAGACTTCAAGCGGTTTTCACGCTCGGTGCTGCTCCCTCAAGGCGAATTCGCCGCCTTTCTTCACGCCCTTTCCAACGAGCGGGTGGAGGTGATCGACAAGATCGTCGGCAAGGAAGCCTATCAGGAGCACTGCGAGCATATTCTGAAGGCGGCCGAAAGCGAGAATGAGCGTCTCATCGTTCAAAAGGAGGCCCTTGCCGGGATGCCCGTTCCCGAATCGGACGCTGTCTTGCGGGAAGAACTCGAAGCCGCCGAAAGCGCTTATCTTTCGGCGTCGACGAAGCGTGACGCGCTTAAAGAGGAGCAGGATCGGATCCGACGCCGGGAACGCGATCGGCAGGTCTATCAGGACAACCAGATCGCTCTCAGCAGCGCGCTCGCCCGCAAGGAGGCCCTGCGGGACGAGATCGACCGGCTCGAGCGGGCCAGGGCGGCGGCGGGGTTTCAGGCGGATCTGGAAACCTACGAGGCCCAGGTATCGGCCGCTGCCGAAGCGGAGAAACGCTTCTCGACGTTGACCGCGTCCGTCGAAGCCTACCGGGAGCAGATCGCTACCCTATCGGAAAAAAACCGGAGCAACCGGCAGGCCCTGGACGAAGCCGAACGCCGCATCGCTGCGGACGCCGATATTTTCGAAGCGGCGCTTGCCGTGGACAAAGAGATCGAGGCCGCTGCAAATGCTTTTCGGGAACAGGTCGATCGATATGAAGCCATAGAACGTGAACGGAAAGAAAATCTTCAGGCCCAGGCCGGAATCAGGGACGAGATCGACCGGAACGCATCGGATCTCGCGGCAACGGAAAAATGGCTGGAAAAACATGCCGTCGTCGAGACACTCGGGGAAGCTTCACCCGGCATACAGGATACCGTAACCCGCCTGAAGGCCGTTCGGGAAAAGATCCAACAGCAGGACGCCAAACGGCAGGCGTCGCTCCAGAAGCTGGCATCGGCCCGGGAATTTCTGGAAAAGGCCCGGGCGTCCCACGCCAAAAGCCTGAAGAAGGTGGAGGTCCTCAAAGCCCGCAAGGCCGGCCAGGAGGAGACCGCCGCCGCGATCCTGGCCGATCAATCCCCCGAGGATTTCGAAATCGGGGTTCAGCAGAACATCCGCCGCCTCAAAAACGTCAAGCTGCTCCTCAGGACGGCCAAGCGGTATCAGAGACAGATGTCCGGAAACGGCGCCTCCGTCGAAGAGATGCTCCGCCAAAAGGAAGCCGAGCTGGAAGCGCTGGACGACACCTTTGCGTCCCAACAGACGGCCATGGTGAATTTCGAGAAGAAGATCCAATTCGACGAGGAGCGCTCCCAACTGACGGCCGGCTCCCCGTGTCCACTGTGCGGTTCCCTGGACCACCCCTATGCCGCTGATGAAACGGATGCCAAAAATGCCCGCAGGACGCTCAAGGGCATGAAAAAAGAGCTCCGGAAGATGTTGAAGGCCCGGAACAGACTCTTCAGCCGAATCAAGGGCCTGAAAAAACGCCTGTCACGCATGGACAGCTACGGCGCCCAGTGGACAGAGCTTCTGGAAGAGAGCGGATACGACTGGCCGACAGGGGATGTCGACGCTGCGAAACAGGCGCTTCGGGACCTTCGGCAGGAGGTCCGGCAGGGTAAAAAAGCGCTCAAGGTCGTCAAACGCCGCGAGGGCAGGACGAGACGCATGACCCAGGCTGTGGAGAGCGCAGCGGAAAGGATGCGGGAGCGCCAGTCGATGCTCGAAGAGCAGGAAGGCGAGATGACCCTTCACCGCAAGCTGCTGTCGTCCATCGAACAGGCGTCGGCCGAATTGACGCGTCAGGAGGAGGAGCTGGCCGCATCTCTGTCATCGGCCGTCGCGCCCTTCGAAGCGGATGTGCCCCGGCGGGGGGCGGAGGATGCCTTCATCCTGAATCTCATGGCGAGGCTGGATGAATATCGGGCCCGGCAAAACCGGCGGACCGCGCTCATCGAGGAGGGCGAACAGCTCGCGGACCGCGCACGCCGCCTGCCCGATGCCGTAAAAGCCCTTAAAACCGAGGCCGAAGCCTTGGAAGGCGAGATCGAGGAGCGCCAGAAGCATCTGAATCAGCTGAAGACCGATCGGCAAAAACGGTTTGGCGAGGACGATCCCCTGCGCAGGAAGGCGACCCTTTCAGATGAGATCGCGGCCCTGACCGCTGAAAAAGAGCGGATTCTCTCGGAAATTCAGACGTCCGAGGCGGCTCTTACGGCAGCGGAAGCGGCCCTGGCGGAAGCGCGGGATGCTCATGGGCGGGCCGTCACCGCCCGGGACACCACCCAAAGGATCCTCAAGAACAAGGTCATCGCCGCGTCGGTGTTCAGAAACCTGGACGAGGTGCGGGAGAGCTTTATCTCCGAAGAAGAAAAAGCGATTATCGAGACCCATGTCCACCAGGTCGAAGCGGAGATCCGATCCTGCCGCAACACCATTGAAAAAATCAGGATTTCCGAAGAGGCGGTCCCTTCCGACCGGTCCGCCGCCGAGGTTGAACTCGCGATGGATGATGCGGAAAAAGCCCTCTCCCGGTTGAAAGACGATCTCGACCGCCTGACGGAAAGAGAAGCGGCAGCGAAGCGCCTCAAAGTTGAATACACGGCTGCACGCAAGGAACTGGAGGCCCTGGAAAAGCGCTGTGACGCGCTGAACGCCCTCAAACTCGCCATCGATTCCGGAGACGATGCAGAGGTCAGAAGGGACTTCCACGAAGAGATGTTCAAGAAGCTCCTGGAAAAAGCCGGCGGATACGTGGGGATGCTGAACGCCCGGCGATACAGGATCTGCCAGGCGGAAAAGGACCCCTTCGGGATCGAGGTGGAGGTCGCCGCCGTCGGAGAGCGGAACGGTGAGAGGATCCGTCGGCCCGTAGAAGGCCTTTCAGGGGGAGAAACCTTTGTGATCAGTCTCGGCATGGCCCTGGCATTGTCCGACCTCACCAACGGCACCCGAAAGATCCAGTCGCTCTTCATCGACGAAGGCTTCGGTTATCTCGACGACGAGAACCTGACCCAGGTCATCAACACCCTCAACGAACACCTCAAGGTCAACGGCAAAAGGGTGGGGGTCATCTCTCATGTCAGCCGCCTCGACGATGAATTTCAGACGAAAATCCAGGTCATACCGGAGCCGGACGGCACAACCCGCCTGGAAGTGCTGCCGAAGGAAAGACCTGTTGACGCGCCCAGTGCCTCGTGA
- a CDS encoding Maf family protein, whose product MPSTRKQHHLILASRSPRRKYLLRKAGLVFEVIPGTFDESAVPLTDPGDYVKTLARAKAEEIAVRRPEAWVIGADTIVFIEGAVLGKPASRTAAREMLRRLSGQTHQVYTGYAVCCRAAGRMITEAVRTDVRFKELTEAEIEWYIQTGEPFDKAGAYAIQGLGTFLVRSINGSYTNVVGLPVCEVIEALIREGAVFLEGSEGASS is encoded by the coding sequence ATGCCGTCCACACGAAAACAACACCATCTGATTCTGGCCTCCCGGTCCCCCCGCCGTAAATATCTGCTGCGCAAGGCCGGGCTCGTGTTCGAGGTGATTCCCGGCACCTTCGATGAAAGCGCCGTTCCCTTGACCGACCCCGGCGACTACGTCAAGACGCTGGCCCGCGCCAAGGCCGAGGAGATTGCCGTTCGCCGTCCGGAGGCCTGGGTCATCGGGGCCGACACCATCGTCTTCATCGAGGGCGCCGTCCTGGGCAAACCCGCGTCCAGGACGGCGGCACGGGAGATGCTTCGCCGCCTCAGCGGACAAACCCACCAGGTCTACACGGGGTATGCCGTCTGTTGCCGTGCCGCAGGTCGGATGATTACGGAGGCCGTCAGGACCGACGTCCGCTTCAAGGAACTCACCGAAGCGGAGATCGAGTGGTATATCCAGACCGGCGAACCTTTCGACAAGGCCGGCGCCTACGCCATTCAGGGCCTCGGCACCTTTCTCGTCCGCAGCATCAACGGCTCCTATACCAATGTCGTCGGGCTGCCGGTGTGCGAGGTGATCGAAGCGTTGATCCGGGAGGGCGCCGTTTTTCTGGAAGGCAGTGAAGGCGCATCATCGTGA
- a CDS encoding epoxyqueuosine reductase QueH codes for MTAEKRILVHMCCGPCSIYPVQVLREAGMTVMGFYYGHNIHPYTECRRRRETLDQYAETAGFKVIHQKDYDLEGFLRSVVFREADRCRYCYHDRLKSTALLAGRGRFDFFTSTLLYSRYQKHDVIRAMGESLAKSTGVPFFYHDFREGWEEGIAASKRLGMYRQQYCGCIYSEAERYRKKRS; via the coding sequence GTGACGGCGGAAAAACGCATTCTCGTTCACATGTGCTGCGGCCCCTGCAGCATTTATCCGGTCCAGGTGCTGCGGGAGGCCGGGATGACGGTCATGGGGTTTTACTACGGTCACAACATCCACCCCTACACCGAATGCCGCCGGCGTCGCGAAACCCTTGACCAATACGCCGAAACCGCGGGGTTCAAGGTCATCCACCAGAAGGATTACGACCTTGAAGGCTTCCTGAGGAGCGTCGTCTTCCGGGAGGCCGACCGTTGCCGGTACTGCTACCACGACCGTCTCAAGAGCACGGCCCTTCTGGCCGGGCGGGGCCGTTTCGATTTTTTTACCAGCACGCTGCTCTACAGCCGGTACCAGAAGCACGACGTGATCCGCGCCATGGGCGAATCCCTGGCCAAATCGACGGGTGTGCCTTTTTTTTACCATGACTTTCGGGAGGGCTGGGAAGAGGGGATAGCGGCCTCGAAACGTCTGGGGATGTACCGCCAGCAATACTGCGGCTGCATCTACAGTGAAGCGGAGCGCTATCGCAAAAAACGCTCCTGA
- a CDS encoding amidohydrolase family protein, translating into MRIHVGRLIDGTGAAASADQVITVENGVIRDIRDAREAKTFADPARRCLDWSRYTVLPGLVDAHCHLFMSGTADPEVRHRQLAADFEEIRQAIAGHLARAAAHGVVAVRDGGDYGGHALRYKTEEAPAIPAGMTVRAAGRAFRAQGRYGRLIGRPPLPGQSLAEAIREMTAPVDHVKIVNSGLNSLVHFGRQTAPQFTLKELRAAVAAAHARGLKVMVHCNGETPVAIAVEAGCDSVEHGFFMGEENLRRMADMGTVWVPTAVTMKAYARMLPQDAPEAATAMRNFRHQLAQIRLGRDLGVRIAVGTDAGSLGVHHGQAVGEELGILTAAGFSIEGALACAIRVGGDLLDLPGNREIRVGNPARFIAVEGPPDRLPEILSTSRRFDGSLDPQERFLR; encoded by the coding sequence GATTGATCGACGGCACCGGCGCCGCTGCGTCAGCCGATCAGGTGATCACGGTCGAAAACGGGGTCATTCGGGACATTCGGGATGCCCGCGAGGCGAAGACGTTCGCCGATCCGGCCCGCCGATGTCTCGATTGGTCCCGTTACACCGTCCTCCCGGGGCTGGTGGATGCCCACTGTCATCTGTTCATGTCGGGAACCGCCGACCCGGAGGTTCGACACCGCCAGCTCGCGGCCGACTTCGAAGAGATCCGACAGGCGATCGCCGGGCATCTCGCCCGGGCGGCCGCCCATGGCGTGGTTGCCGTGCGGGACGGGGGGGACTACGGCGGCCACGCCCTCCGGTACAAGACCGAAGAGGCCCCGGCAATACCGGCCGGGATGACCGTCCGGGCTGCCGGGCGGGCCTTTCGGGCGCAGGGGCGCTACGGGCGTCTGATCGGCCGTCCGCCCCTGCCGGGGCAGTCCCTTGCAGAGGCGATCCGGGAAATGACGGCACCGGTCGACCACGTCAAGATCGTCAATTCCGGATTGAACAGCCTGGTCCATTTCGGACGGCAGACAGCCCCCCAGTTCACCCTGAAGGAGCTGCGGGCCGCAGTGGCGGCTGCCCACGCCAGGGGGCTCAAGGTCATGGTTCACTGCAACGGCGAAACGCCGGTGGCGATTGCGGTCGAGGCCGGCTGCGATTCGGTGGAGCACGGATTTTTCATGGGGGAGGAGAATCTCCGGCGCATGGCCGACATGGGCACGGTGTGGGTGCCCACGGCCGTCACCATGAAGGCCTATGCCCGTATGCTGCCCCAGGACGCGCCCGAGGCGGCGACGGCCATGAGGAACTTCCGGCATCAACTTGCACAGATCCGCCTCGGGCGGGACCTGGGGGTGCGCATCGCCGTGGGCACCGATGCCGGAAGCCTGGGGGTGCACCATGGGCAGGCCGTGGGGGAGGAGCTCGGGATTCTCACGGCGGCGGGCTTTTCCATCGAAGGCGCCCTGGCCTGCGCGATAAGGGTGGGGGGCGACCTCCTGGACCTTCCCGGCAACCGTGAGATCCGTGTGGGGAACCCGGCGCGATTTATCGCAGTGGAAGGTCCGCCGGATCGTCTCCCGGAAATATTGTCCACCAGTCGGCGGTTCGACGGTTCTCTGGATCCTCAGGAGCGTTTTTTGCGATAG